TCATCCATTCTTTCATTCAATTTGAATTCcctaaaaaaaaacaaatatgaaaccCAACATTGCAGCAGAGTGAAGACCCAGAAATCTAAGATGTATTGTATATCttagtttaaatatatttatataaatgggttttctaaaatataaatataaacaaaaatacgTAATGTATATGCACATATactaaaaatagatatttaatttataattctgTTTAAATGTTGAAAACACCGGCGGCAATGGCAAAGGCTAGGTAGGTAGGGTAGGTGGCAAGCTCACTTAGCACTTAAGCATGCTACAATCTTTTCACGGCCCATTACATATCTGGGACAACATTTTAGACTGTCAACAAAATTAAGATATGATATGGCTATtggcaaaaataagaaatttggTTTCTGTCTTTTTCTATAATTAACCTTAAACCCTTATTAAAATGCTATATGAAATTGAACTTTCGAATCTTCTGAATTTCTAAAACAGATTACCACTTACAATCCAACCGATTCTAATAATGTATGAGTTTGGTATTAAACATAGAAAATACTTCAAAACCATGGGGATTGGTGGAGATCAATACCAGAACCTCCCAAGTTTGCACTTTGTGAGgtttaaacatatttttcaagAAGCAAATTGTTATCCTCCGGTTATTAAATAAGTGATTTCCTTTTCATTTATGTACATTTTCATTCCACCGAACATTTCCTTTCTTATATCAATTATAAAGagtttaaatgattttattttctttccaggATCAGCCTAAAAAactgcaaaataaataaatgagaactctttatttatattcataataatGTACCTTGTAGAGGTAGAAACAAGTTACACCCTTGCCCaaatttgacatttaaaaaGTCACACAATCTTGACAGTCGATGATCGCTTGACTGGAGTTGGAACTGATAATGAACTATCGACGTACTAATTGAGCTTCTGGAATGTCCCCTGTTAATCTACAGTTGATTATGGCTTCGACTAACGAGAATTTGTGGTCATTTTCAGTTGCTTTATACTTCATTTCCTTACTTTTCGTATCATACACCCTTcacacatataattttttttcctgttttgACATAACTATTGAACCAAAATGGTGTGAAGGTTAAACCCACCAAATACATTGAATTTCCCATAAATGGACATGAATACATCAGTTTATCCGCATATTATCCAAAAATACGTCATTATGCATGCTACAGTACTTCCCATCAACatacacaaaatgaaaatatacatCATGCTTCCCAAAAGGATATCTCAACTTTGGTCATTTCAGGCCAAAATATCAAGAGAGTAATGGTTCCAAGAACTGGAATGATATTTCTTCAAGCTTCCACTTTATCTCTTTTCCCTTTGAAGGAACAACTTCATCCACTAGATGTTAAATGTGAAAAGGGTGAGCGGATGAAGCCCAGAAAGggttaaaacataattttcataacATGCTTCTCATGATAAATAGCATGAAATAATTGAACTTTGTCGTCTACAAGAGGAGCCAAATCAAATCTCTCTACGTCTCACCATATCCCAAACCTATGTCCAAGAGTGAGCCGCTTCCCCTATTCCCACTCTAGGTTGAAATCCATCAACCATGGTAAACACATTCTCAAAGACCCCCAACTACATATGACCACGGTTTTGTGTAATGTGAAAAAAGTCAAAACTTTTATGTACATTTGAACAACTCTCATCCTTTCATGTAActcaaaagagaaaaacatattttgtttcCATGCCAAGTTTTAATGAAAATGTGGTTCCTGCAATGGAAAAACTAGCCTTGATCACACAAGCACTTGCCTTGTGATTAAACAATAAACACTTTTGGCAAGCGGGTTTGTTGTTTTTATAAAAAACGCACTTGGCAAGTGCGCCCTTTAATAGAACAATAAACGCACATGATAAGCATGTTTATTGTTTTATTGAAAAACacgcccttttttttttttttttgtaaatgcattgaaaaacaCACTTGTGAAATGTGTTTATGCATTTGGTCTTCCCAACACTAGATTCATAATTAATATCAACCCAATACTATTtcagtaattttttaaataattacaaagaAAAACTAATTGGAAGaaccccatatatatatgttatatctATTAAAAGAAAGGACTAAAATATTTCTGTACTcaccaattaatttatttgacgaGGGCTTTGATTAGATGGTAAAAAATGTTCATCTGACAAACTGTGAGCTTCACCACCTGCAGGTTGCTGAAACAAGATAAAAAGATTTAGGTATTGGAGTATTTTGGAATAACTAAAATGTAATAGCCAATTgataatatgtaaaaaaatatttaaaaatgtacATGCCTGCTGAAGGGACTGATAGTTCACTTCTAGGTTATccatattgttaaaattcaagGCTTCTTCAATGCCTTGCTGGTATGCATAAAAGAAAGGGGGGAGTATAGAAGAAAGAAGCGGCATTTTGTCATATATGAAGAGTACTAAAACTTTAAGTATGTTAACAATCTGCTGAACTAGAAATGGAATGTAGAACAATTTTTTCGATACCTGAAATGGATTTACTTCGGTGCCAATTTCATCCAAAAAACTGAAGTCAATTACATCTTCACCACAGTGTTGATCAAAAGTTATCCCACCAAGATCAGAAACATTAGAAAGAGGTGGCATTGAAGCATTCTCTTGTTGAATGGAACTCAATGATGGTGAGACATTATTTGTAATCTGAACCCCAATGGAAGACGATACTCCACGGCCCAAATGACCATCACCAGAATTGCCACTCAAAGTTGGCACAGGACTGATACTTTCATATTGGATTTCATTCATCACGCCACtgctaaaatctaaataagTTGATGCTTCAGCAGTTGTGAGCTCAGTATAATCACTGTCGCTAGAGTTAATATCACCAGATGCGGTAGAAATGTGCTCTTTTTGATGACCCATTTGGGTAAATTTTGTACCACTAAAGAGGCTGGCTGAAGTATTTCCGGCCAACAACAAattgttttgataattatttaattcaattcttGAAGTATAGGGCATGTTAAATGCACTTCCAGGAATTGGTTTATTGAGATAATTGTATGATGAGTTGCTGGGTGAAACTTTCTGGAACAAATAAGGTGGATCGTCACCAAGTCTGGGAGCTTCAGTTGGAACATAGCTCTCACTATATGTGTGTTGAAGTGATGGAATCATGTTGCCTTGTTCCAGATTTTGTGATTGCAGTTGGCGTCTCCATAAAGGGACAGGCTGCATACGTGCAAATGTTGATCGATAAGTCTTTTCGATCTTGCTCCTTTCACTAATAGGCCGAGCTTGAGTGTTGGATTCAAAAACTTGCCTTTGGTAGCTTCGATACTTCTGCAAATTCATATTAATTGCATCATCAACAAGATAAAAACATCAagaaagaataaataatttGTGCAGAAAGATTTCTGTAAACATGTAAGCTTTGTTCATGATTAAAAAACATTGATGTGTTTTATTTACATACAGTTATGCTTACTTACATAATTCTTACTCCATATTTTTGTGCTAATACACACCTTACAGGGTAAGAGATAGTACATATTATTGAACCAAGATCTTCCATGATCAGTCACAGAGTTACAAGTTAGTTTGTATTGCTCACTGATTGTAAGAGAAATACAAGGTCCAATAGAACTGTAAAGTAGTAGGATCAAGGGTTTCCTAGGCattctgaatttttttctttgtatatgCACATCAATACTAATCAATAAATGTAGATTTCCAATTTGGCATTCTCTTTTTGTTGAAGCCTGTAAAAAATAGAGTtcattattttacatttactcagatgaatttaatttaattttcaaatttattttatttgaagtcCACATGATTAAATATGAAACTAAATGATCataggaaaaaaatatgaaaatacatgTGACACAAAAACATAACCACAATTTTCAGTTAAATAATTGTATCAAACTTTTATACCGACGTAAACATTTTGGAATGGTAACACTAGAGAACTGAGAGAGAGTAAAACGAGTGACCTTTTTTTCTTGCTAAGGGAAATGAGTGTCTTTTACAGCTACCCATTACTTATTGTAATTGCTTATTCATGTTATTACATGCGTATGTAAAAGATTATGGTAAGTGGCACCAAACCCCCGAtggtttaaaaatgtctttgaaGATTGGCCTTgtggttttcttttcttgcaaAAACCCCCGTTGGTTTAAATCCAAATCTTGTATATCTATCTAGAAAGCAACAAATTTTTCTAGTGCTGATACCTTTCCATACATGGAAACCCTAAATAGCAAAACTAAATGAGTGAACTAGTCCCAGcaattgagatgttcagtttcATTCCTCCTAATGGTAGTTCCACTTGAGGCGGGTTATCTGTGGTGGTGTACAATACAAAAGGGGGGGGTCCTTCTTTTCAAAATGCCAGTAGAAGTGGCAAAAAATGTCAGGTATGCTATCCCCGATGTTAAAGGAAGACATAGGAAAAAACCAGTGCCAGAAAAGTTCCCAGTGTTTACAAATGGCAGAACCAATTCTCAGCGTTTTAAACATAATTACCGGCTGTTATAACCGTTGGTAATAGCTTTTGAACACCAGTTTTGGTACACTATTGTCAGCGTTTATAAATGCCATGAATGTGATAGAACACCagtaactttgttcaatcataATGCATAAAAGCACA
This genomic stretch from Diospyros lotus cultivar Yz01 chromosome 1, ASM1463336v1, whole genome shotgun sequence harbors:
- the LOC127810880 gene encoding two-component response regulator ORR26-like isoform X3; its protein translation is MKAGSIDLVLTDVHMSDMNGFELQKQIQEEFKLPVVFMSADDKDAIILKALESGAALFIVKPITPSDLKNLWQFAVASRKGKTVTEESGSAQEAHQIAKAGNQAIRFQEATQVHKFSIQEMEHASSPIEYMLSMKDSGKKAIVMDTNAEEGDGNNFFAGPRKPRFIWTNEVHSQFVEAVKAMGGPENAVPNKLVKLMNVPGLTREQVASHLQKYRSYQRQVFESNTQARPISERSKIEKTYRSTFARMQPVPLWRRQLQSQNLEQGNMIPSLQHTYSESYVPTEAPRLGDDPPYLFQKVSPSNSSYNYLNKPIPGSAFNMPYTSRIELNNYQNNLLLAGNTSASLFSGTKFTQMGHQKEHISTASGDINSSDSDYTELTTAEASTYLDFSSGVMNEIQYESISPVPTLSGNSGDGHLGRGVSSSIGVQITNNVSPSLSSIQQENASMPPLSNVSDLGGITFDQHCGEDVIDFSFLDEIGTEVNPFQQPAGGEAHSLSDEHFLPSNQSPRQIN
- the LOC127810880 gene encoding two-component response regulator ARR10-like isoform X1; the protein is MKAGSIDLVLTDVHMSDMNGFELQKQIQEEFKLPVVFMSADDKDAIILKALESGAALFIVKPITPSDLKNLWQFAVASRKGKTVTEESGSAQEAHQIAKAGNQAIRFQEATQVHKFSIQEMEHASSPIEYMLSMKDSGKKAIVMDTNAEEGDGNNFFAGPRKPRFIWTNEVHSQFVEAVKAMGGPENAVPNKLVKLMNVPGLTREQVASHLQKYRSYQRQVFESNTQARPISERSKIEKTYRSTFARMQPVPLWRRQLQSQNLEQGNMIPSLQHTYSESYVPTEAPRLGDDPPYLFQKVSPSNSSYNYLNKPIPGSAFNMPYTSRIELNNYQNNLLLAGNTSASLFSGTKFTQMGHQKEHISTASGDINSSDSDYTELTTAEASTYLDFSSGVMNEIQYESISPVPTLSGNSGDGHLGRGVSSSIGVQITNNVSPSLSSIQQENASMPPLSNVSDLGGITFDQHCGEDVIDFSFLDEIGTEVNPFQVSKKLFYIPFLVQQIVNILKVLVLFIYDKMPLLSSILPPFFYAYQQGIEEALNFNNMDNLEVNYQSLQQQPAGGEAHSLSDEHFLPSNQSPRQIN
- the LOC127810880 gene encoding two-component response regulator ARR10-like isoform X2, encoding MKAGSIDLVLTDVHMSDMNGFELQKQIQEEFKLPVVFMSADDKDAIILKALESGAALFIVKPITPSDLKNLWQFAVASRKGKTVTEESGSAQEAHQIAKAGNQAIRFQEATQVHKFSIQEMEHASSPIEYMLSMKDSGKKAIVMDTNAEEGDGNNFFAGPRKPRFIWTNEVHSQFVEAVKAMGGPENAVPNKLVKLMNVPGLTREQVASHLQKYRSYQRQVFESNTQARPISERSKIEKTYRSTFARMQPVPLWRRQLQSQNLEQGNMIPSLQHTYSESYVPTEAPRLGDDPPYLFQKVSPSNSSYNYLNKPIPGSAFNMPYTSRIELNNYQNNLLLAGNTSASLFSGTKFTQMGHQKEHISTASGDINSSDSDYTELTTAEASTYLDFSSGVMNEIQYESISPVPTLSGNSGDGHLGRGVSSSIGVQITNNVSPSLSSIQQENASMPPLSNVSDLGGITFDQHCGEDVIDFSFLDEIGTEVNPFQQGIEEALNFNNMDNLEVNYQSLQQQPAGGEAHSLSDEHFLPSNQSPRQIN